The DNA sequence ttaaaaaaatagtcaaaataaTTGTGAAGGGAACAAGGGGGCGACACATTGGTCCTCAGCCATGCCTAATGCAAACTACTAACATGCTCCGTCTCCCATCTTTGAAATTGATAACACGAACATGTCTCTATAAAACCCACCTCACCTCAGAACACCCACACAAACAAGAGCCAAAAGCCAACACATCCAAAAACGTAAAACGAAAAAAATGGGACTTCTTCAACGTCCCTTGTGTTGCCACTCACAACaagaccaacaacaacaaccaccacAATCCCATGATCACCTTCATTTCGAATCATCAACCTCATCCTCCCTCTCTTCACAAGCAAGCCTCCCTTCCATTCCCTCCCTCACCCCACAAAAACTGCACCACCCCGAAGAACAACCGCAAACCACCCACCACAAACTTGTAACTACCGTCAAGGGCCACACCTCCACGATCTTCTCCCTCGCCCTGCACGGCAAGTCTCTCTACAGCGCCTCCTCGAACGGAGAAATAAGAGCATGCAGCAGAGACCCTACATCGAccgaattaaaatatataagtggaGAACAACCTCTACCTAATACCACTATTGTTGTGAACAGCAACGCGCCAATCAAGTCCCTCATCGTATCACACGACAAGCTATTCACGGCTCACCAAGACCACAAAATCCGCGTCTGGAAAACAACCGACCAACCcggtaataataataacaacccCAACTACTACAAATGCGTCGCCTCGCTTCCCACGCTCCACGACCGGTTCTCCAAACTCTTCTCCTCCGAGAACTACGTCGAGATTCGCCGCCACAAGAAGCGCACGTGGGTGCATCACGTGGACACCGTCTCCGCCCTCGCACTTTCCCAAGACGGGTCTCTTCTCTACTCTGCGTCGTGGGACAGAACATTCAAAATCTGGCGAACCTCGGATTTCAAGTGTCTGGAGTCTGTTAAAAACGCGCACGAGGAtgcaattaattccttaattttGTCGAATAACGGTATTGTCTATACAGGTTCTGCGGATACGAAAATAAAGATGTGGAAGAAGTTAGAAGGAGATAAAAAGCATTCTCTAATAGGAACATTGGAGAAGCATAAATCTGCTGTTAACGCTCTTGCTCTTAACTCTGATGGGTCAGTGTTGTATTCAGGTGCGTGTGataggtcaattttagtgtggGAGGGTGATGAagataataacaataacatgGTGGTGGTGGGTGCTTTAAGGGGGCACACGAAAGCCATACTGTGTTTGGTGGTGGAGTCTGACTTGGTGTGTAGCGGATCTGCTGATAACAGTGTTAGGATATGGAGGAGAAGCgttgagaatgagaagaagagtTACTATTCGTGTTTGGCGGTGCTGGAAAGTCATCGACGACCCGTGAAGTGTTTGGCTATGGCTGTTGACTCCaacagtggtggtggtggtggtggtccTCATGAGGATGATGATAGTAGGTCTTATCTGGTTTACAGTGCAGGTTTGGATTGTGACATTAAAGTCTGGCAAATACGCGTTCCCTTGTGATTCTTTTTGGTTACTACTATTTTTTACTTCCTTCATTGGATTTGTAAATAGGAtgagaattttttgttttttgttttttttgttattttgatgtGTAAGTTGACTTTTTGTTTTCGGTGTAGTGGTATTTTTACTActttgactaaaaaaatatagaagatCTGGAGATGGATTCATACcactaagttttattttttttgtacgtCATACATACTTGGATTATTCGCTTTAGATAATTTGGTTTTGTGGGTGAGAGTCACTATAGTTTTTTCTTTATCAGTGAAAgttaaatatgatattaaaaagTTTATCATACTCACTCATTCTATTCCAGGAACTGATCTAAATTCTTTAGGTTAAAATTTAGTTTGAGAAAAAATAGCTATCTCAAAATAACTTTTGAGCATATAGTCTAAAATTCTCGATTGCCTATAAGAAAATTATACAGTATCTCaactttttatatcaaaataattttgtagtaTACAGGAATCGAACCTTGGTCACTACCGTGGGAGATTACTATCTTACCACTACATCAGAGGCGCTTGGCCGCTAGTTCTTAGTAGTgttatcaaatgaaaaaaaaaaaaaggaagtggAGATTTTCATCATAATTACAGTTTTGCCACCGCATTGTCATCATTTTCATTCTCCAAAGTTTAACAACGAAACACTGTAAACAACTTTTGGGCGTTTTCAAAATTGGGctctaatttaaaaatgttttcagTGGAAACATTCTCTACATTTTAAACACAcatacttttaatattattgaaaatgaaaacaaaaaatatcaaaccTAGTGTCATCTTAGTTTTGTAAATTTTCCACAAATTTCCTTATTTCTTGAGATATGCAATTCTCCGTTCTTCTTTTGACTGGAAAAGGAGACAAAAACATCACGTTTGGGAGGTTAGCAAAACAGAATGGTTACTTGTTACTTGTCCTTTCTTGTTGTACGGGAAACTTCAAAGTGCAAGTTGCATTACCTAGAAACTTATGAGtaactttttctttcaaaattttcGAGGAATGAAAATGAATACAGAAGAATTTAATACCAAACATAGCTTCAAAAGTAAGAAAACCTTAACGtgtagaatatatttttagacCGCAAATAATGGATCTAAAAAATTTTCTGCTTTCATATATACCTAACGTCAGGAAATGGACTTATCCAAGACGTTCCATACTTCCACTGCCTTACCCCCCcttctttgattttgattttgtgtaGGCTGTAGCGCACTACTACAAGCTCTCAATTCTCATATCTCATTCACAATTATTTATATCTGCATGATTTTGCCCacaagtacaatttttttttaaagaaaaatctcctactttgttcaattttcatagttaatattcaaattgcTAATTCATCTTCGGAACTTGTTGCTTGTTTATTATTATGCATGAATCGGTTCGGTAACGTGGGACCAGGATACAATTTTATTATCTCCAAGAGGAATAAAACTAATGCAGAATATAATCAATTgggtaatttaattaatttgttccgGAGGATACTACCCCCCACCCCATATAATCAGGATCTGGTTGGATAAAGAGGATTCACCTCACCCCCACCATTTGGGTAACATTTTTATGCGTTAGAATTTTATTTGATGTTAGATTTAACTTATAGGTTAAGTGTAATCAAATTGTGAtgtagtaattaaaataaatgaaagattttatataattatttaattaaaagttagattttttttatttttgttttgtgattgttacgaaataaattataattaaaattaaatgataataaaatattaagtaaaGATAGAAACATTAAACTTGGATGATAATGTTGATTTTTAGACTTAATTTGTTTGATATGTTGTAACTTCACAATTCTCTACTCACTTCTCTTGCTCattttcaattcattaatatattttatctcaGCTCCCGCATGATCGTAGATTCTAAACTACTTGTTTGATATCTAATCCCTTGGATATATTTACACAAGCAATCAACATTAATGGTCGAGAATTAGCAAGATTTAACTAAGAGTATTCTATTTCTAAAGATAATCTCAATTAAGTATTTGATTTATGTTTGGGTTTCAACAAGCGTAAGTCAATTCATAAATTCATTTATAAGataatcaatcaaataaaagtATCAAgtacagaaaataaataaagaacttaagatgaaatattgaattaaaattaaagcgAAATTAAACAAGGGTCATCCTTTCCTCTCCTAGGTGCAAGGAATTgcacttataaaaataatacaataaaaccAAGAGTGTCTAATAGAATAATGGAGGAGTCTAGTAGGTGaaagtctaaaatataattataagaaatgcTCGGGACTTTTACATGTTACAATGAATGTCTAAccttctatttatagaattgtaATTGGGtttaattaaggagataattataagaatttacaaccaaataatatctctaattaatttaagtaattatcttctttttcaggtgatttatccttaaaaaatattgttcttgattttcttaacatttatcttcaattttcacaatttctctttcaagaacTTTCTACTGATTTTAGGCACCTGGACCTCTTGCCAGAATgatctattttttcttaaaaaactatcaaaaattcattaaaaataactaaaatataaaattctacctaatataaaatataaactgaATTTAAAACTAAGCAATCTAAGCTTTGTAAAACTCTACCATTTTAGCAATAAAAGTTTTGGCATTCGTATGGCGGCTAGCGTACATCTCCGGCTTAGCCTGCATCTTGCAGCTTAGCGTGCGGTCACTTATGTCAGCTGGACTTTTCATGTGCTCTTAGCTAGCACATGCAGACTTAGCGCACGGTCAATGTCAAAAAACATGATTGTGCTAcgttttaaaggaaaaaaaaaaaggagaaatcaGAGAGTTCGTTTAGGGGACCAGAATAAGAAGCTAGAGCATGAGAGAAGAGGGAGAACCCATTCACTTGGGGACCCTTTTCTCCATTTTCTTCCACacctcttattttctttttgtattagtAAGTCTCTCATgccaatgagaggctaaaccatCCATTGTTGGGAACTCAACAATCaaacactcttgatgtaattattccaactatctatttaatgttattttgatattattctcTCTTTTATGTGCTTAATAACATGTTTATGGCTTGATCCCCCATGCACATGTAGTATTATAGGGTTtatgcattggaaaatgtttatCTCCTAAGAACTTGAAAAGAGCATCTAGGTAATCCATGTCTAGGGATAGAATGATATTATTTAGTCTTATTTAtgcatctttattcttaaaGCAAATTATTTGATATAGCTCTTAAGGGATTAGGAGTGAAATTAGGTAATTTAGGCTCTTTCGCATGAGGGATCATGATTAGGGTATGCTAATGGATGAAGGTAATAATCGAAATAATGTTAAATAGTGAAAAACccttaatgttgcatcaaaAGTAATTTTGGTAGGTTGAGTCTCAACATGTTCCGTAATTCTACTTCAACCGACAACTCATCCCATGAGTGTTTGTATTCTATCTCTTTAATGTGCTCTACTTAATTATCTTCatttatgtcaaattttatattctGTATCATTATTTGACCAATATCAAATTTAGTTCACTGATTGCTTAAAATTGGACATAAACAAACTTTGAGTACAATCAAAGTTCCTGTGGACTCGGCGCTCGGTCTTACCATTTTTAATTACTACTTGGACGAATTGGTGCACTTGTACATTGAGTAACAGATGTAAGTGATAGTGATTTGTGTCTCTTAACTAAGTGGTTCAGGGTTCTATTCCTAGTTATTGATcattagatataaaataaatcgtGTTTAAAGGAAAATATATACCTTATGTGCACTCACAGTCCCCTAACAAGTcacttttctttgattggttggtcaaaataaaataaaggattaAAATGAGGAATGACTCTTTTAAATTACTCTTTGTTGGCATGCACGTACAAATGAATAGAGTTGTTAAAATGGGCCAAGGTTGATTGaccaaatgaagaaaatgaggtAATTAAATTCTGCATCTCCCTTATTGTATCTTGCACctcccatttttttaaaaatcctaACCTACTACTTCTATCTTTTTCCCCTGTTtcccttcttctccttctttctcttaTAGCCAATGCAAGTCTAGACCCTCCCATTTCCCATTCTTCTCCAATTAActcttcttcttgactcaactCAATTCTTCTTCCCGCTACCATTGAAGGTCCAAAGCAAATCCAAATCGATGTCGTAGAATTCCTTCTCCTCCAACTCTCCACTCCACaagtatattttattacatttgtattttgaattcTGAATCTTTTTTTGGAATAGGCGTTCCATAAGGGTATAAATACTCTTACGAAATGACCTTTCTGGAAGGAAAAGTCATATAAAAACACATTATCTGCAAGCAAAAATAGTATGCATTTTAGAAAGGCTATTATCAATTGCAATGTTTTGCTTTCAGAATGGTCCTTCCGTAAGCCAACATAGTGTTTATTAGAACATCCTTTtcagaaaatacaaaatacacTTCCAGAAAGACTACTCCGGATTACAGTTGTTACTTCTAGAATGAGCTTTCCGTAAGCACAATAATGATTTCTAGAACCCcttttcaaaatatacaaaatacgCTT is a window from the Glycine max cultivar Williams 82 chromosome 2, Glycine_max_v4.0, whole genome shotgun sequence genome containing:
- the LOC100784166 gene encoding protein JINGUBANG, producing MGLLQRPLCCHSQQDQQQQPPQSHDHLHFESSTSSSLSSQASLPSIPSLTPQKLHHPEEQPQTTHHKLVTTVKGHTSTIFSLALHGKSLYSASSNGEIRACSRDPTSTELKYISGEQPLPNTTIVVNSNAPIKSLIVSHDKLFTAHQDHKIRVWKTTDQPGNNNNNPNYYKCVASLPTLHDRFSKLFSSENYVEIRRHKKRTWVHHVDTVSALALSQDGSLLYSASWDRTFKIWRTSDFKCLESVKNAHEDAINSLILSNNGIVYTGSADTKIKMWKKLEGDKKHSLIGTLEKHKSAVNALALNSDGSVLYSGACDRSILVWEGDEDNNNNMVVVGALRGHTKAILCLVVESDLVCSGSADNSVRIWRRSVENEKKSYYSCLAVLESHRRPVKCLAMAVDSNSGGGGGGPHEDDDSRSYLVYSAGLDCDIKVWQIRVPL